A DNA window from Coffea arabica cultivar ET-39 chromosome 6c, Coffea Arabica ET-39 HiFi, whole genome shotgun sequence contains the following coding sequences:
- the LOC113691571 gene encoding uncharacterized protein has product MSSIFSPTSHLRVAPLYHKLGSNLHLQSLCCCFKLCHFLGGRQSSVLCKFPTISPNPKLKFQSTLGGTSPANEGTVSVINFEDLMEKDWSFLEHDDKNSKEQHNQKQDQIISAGEVGETSRVLISIGSEEFVDKVFNSSPCEQLLVVHDSLFILASIKEKYDKVKCWQGELIYLPEKWAPFDVVFLYFLPALPFQLGQILGTLAKHCLPGARVVISHVQGRQMVQEQQKQYPDVVAAELPDKTTLQDVAADNTFELVKFVDEPGFYLAVLKFQTENLVR; this is encoded by the exons ATGAGTTCTATCTTCTCACCGACCTCTCACCTCCGAGTTGCACCACTATATCATAAATTAGGAAGTAATCTACATCTACAGTCCCTCTGTTGTTGCTTTAAGCTGTGCCATTTCCTTGGTGGTCGACAGTCTTCAGTTTTGTGTAAATTCCCAACCATTTCGCCTAATCCCAAGCTCAAGTTTCAGTCGACTCTTGGGGGTACAAGTCCTGCAAATGAAGGAACAGTTTCTGTGATTAATTTTGAAGATTTAATGGAGAAGGATTGGTCATTTCTTGAGCACGATGATAAAAATTCTAAGGAACAGCACAACCAGAAGCAAGATCAGATCATTTCTGCAGGGGAGGTTGGAGAAACTTCAAGGGTTCTAATTTCAATTGGTTCTGAAGAGTTTGTTGATAAAGTTTTTAATTCTTCACCTTGTGAGCAATTGCTTGTTGTTCATGACTCGTTGTTTATATTAGCAAGCATcaaagaaaagtatgacaaagtGAAGTGTTGGCAAGGCGAATTAATTTATTTACCAGAGAAGTGGGCACCTTTTGATGTTGTGTTTTTATATTTCCTTCCTGCTTTGCCATTTCAACTTGGCCAGATTCTGGGAACACTTGCCAAGCATTGTTTGCCAG GTGCAAGGGTTGTGATAAGTCATGTGCAAGGGAGGCAAATGGTTCAAGAGCAGCAAAAACAATATCCTGATGTAGTAGCCGCAGAGTTGCCAGACAAGACGACTTTGCAAGATGTTGCTGCTGATAATACATTTGAACTGGTGAAGTTTGTGGATGAACCTGGATTTTACCTTGCAGTCCTGAAATTCCAGACAGAGAACCTTGTTAGATAG
- the LOC113692120 gene encoding uncharacterized protein: MPGIASAAAAAAAERNDHQFAKGATPSYNSLSSSNGFWSKHREDISYNQLQKFWNELSPQARQELLRIDKQTLFEQARKNMYCSRCNGLLLEGFLQIVMYGKSLQQEGAGTQYPCNRLGALKNQNNVDFCGTDGCDDDIQDPSVHPWGGLTTTREGTLTVLDCYQYSESLKGIQNVFDSARARERERELLYPDACGGGGRGWISQGMGGYGRGHGTRETCALHTARLSVDTLVDFWSALGEETRLSLLRMKEEDFIERLMYRFDSKRFCRDCRRNVIREFKELKELKRMRREPRCTSWFCVADTAFQYEVSHDTVQADWQQTFVDTFGTYHHFEWAVGTGEGKCDILEFENVGLSGRVQVKGLDLSGLNSCYITLRAWKMDGRCTELCVKAHALKGQQCVHCRLVVGDGFVTITRGESIRRFFEHAEEAEEEEDDDSMDKDGNELDSECSRPQKHAKSPELAREFLLDAATVIFKEQVEKAFREGTARQNAHSIFVCLALKLLEDRVHVACKEIITLEKQMKLLEEEEKEKREEEERKERRRTKEREKKLRRKERLREKEKDREKKYSESTKHSQGPEISEHELTTIADGESNNICNGDFVSETGEAIPSGSLSPDIQDEQLLDEFIYSDLQNQSDSPDGDFANTNDGMSHFPIDHLKYSRRKLKFRKDFQQDTYSKWYDRRRYAIGSENGSMVNKYEARHHSDNFESVRSINGPAKQLRNFVVKSNIRNVGPKYSEKAACSSNRIHDRYESHACSCNQYSDFRLKVEPHMSRMVRENKSVFKSESVSDMSKPYYRINHNEYMRENCGRSKNKTINGSNVYNRDSSVTKKVWEPMESQKYPRSNSDSDVTLRCSTFKGETTESDQAPESSIASSSDNLMGITIQIKHEDKDLHAVIKSEPEAERNGENGFHPKEKSQQYKEATDEDGELCPMSRSLQATLDSSLSSSSNSDNCSSCLSEGDSNISSSNPQTTESSSSSDSDDASQNSEGRETSVCFQSGITVCQDAGMVKGENTCGVEHVKGEVVNDAATNTWGTLSSKANSENGRANMSINAQPQVVLPQLHNQSMQFPIFQSPPMGYYHQSPLSWPAAPTNGFMAFPSPNHYLFASPFGYGLNGNSHLMQYGTLQHPTPQMLNRSHVPVFQSVAQSNGINGKDHMKISNVGGTIETHAGANVQRVVSNGLQPRETPATAKKGMNLKTEGSDVRNTGFSLFHFGGPVDVPPGLKSEPASLKEEIGTDLSSKLSADHSEGDQTCNKKSSIEEYNLFAASNGIKFSFF; the protein is encoded by the exons ATGCCAGGGATAGCATCTGCTGCAGCTGCGGCTGCGGCGGAGAGAAATGATCACCAATTTGCCAAAGGAGCAACGCCGTCTTATAATTCGCTGTCTTCCAGCAATGGCTTCTGGTCCAAACATCGAGAGGATATCAGCTATAATCAACTTCAGAAG TTCTGGAATGAGCTATCACCGCAAGCTCGGCAGGAGCTTCTGAGGATTGACAAGCAAACGCTTTTCGAGCAAGCCCGTAAGAATATGTATTGCTCTAGGTGCAATGGGTTACTGCTTGAAGGTTTCTTGCAGATTGTCATGTATGGAAAGTCTTTGCAACAAGAGGGAGCAGGCACCCAGTATCCTTGCAACAGGTTGGGAGCCTTGAAGAATCAGAACAATGTTGACTTTTGTGGGACTGATGGATGTGATGATGATATTCAAGACCCATCTGTCCATCCTTGGGGAGGTCTGACCACGACACGAGAAGGAACACTTACAGTTTTAGACTGTTACCAGTATTCAGAATCCCTGAAGGGCATCCAAAAT GTTTTTGACAGTGCACGGGCTAGGGAACGAGAAAGGGAGTTGCTTTATCCTGATGCATGTGGTGGTGGAGGTCGAGGATGGATAAGCCAAGGAATGGGTGGATATGGCAGAGGGCATGGAACGAGAGAAACCTGTGCTCTCCATACTGCTAGACTTTCTGTCGACACGTTGGTAGATTTTTGGTCAGCCCTAGGAGAAGAGACCCGGCTATCCCTGTTAAGAATGAAGGAAGAGGATTTTATTGAAAGACTTATGTACAG GTTTGATAGCAAGAGGTTTTGTAGAGATTGCAGACGAAATGTAATACGTGAGTTTAAGGAGCTGAAGGAACTTAAAAGAATGAGAAGGGAACCTCGCTGCACCAGTTGGTTTTGTGTTGCAGACACGGCCTTCCAATACGAG GTATCTCATGACACAGTACAAGCTGATTGGCAACAAACATTTGTAGACACTTTTGGGACGTATCATCACTTTGAATGGGCAGTTGGAACTGGAGAAGGGAAATGTGATATTTTGGAGTTTGAAAATGTCGGTTTGAGTGGAAGAGTTCAAGTGAAAGGTCTAGATCTGAGTGGTTTGAACTCATGTTATATTACTCTAAGGGCTTGGAAAATGGATGGTCGGTGTACTGAGCTTTGTGTTAAAGCTCATGCTTTAAAGGGGCAACAGTGTGTACACTGCAGGCTTGTGGTTGGTGATGGCTTTGTCACCATCACCAGGGGCGAAAGCATTAGAAGGTTCTTTGAGCATGCTGAGGAGGCAGAGGAAGAAGAG GATGATGATTCCATGGACAAGGATGGAAATGAGCTAGATAGTGAATGCTCCCGTCCCCAGAAACATGCGAAGAGTCCTGAACTTGCTCGAGAGTTTCTCCTAGATGCTGCAACTGTAATCTTCAAGGAACAG GTTGAAAAGGCATTTAGGGAAGGAACAGCACGACAAAATGCTCATAGCATTTTTGTGTGTCTTGCTCTAAAGTTGTTAGAGGATCGCGTCCATGTTGCATGCAAGGAGATCATTACTCTAGAAAAGCag ATGAAACTtcttgaagaagaagagaaagaaaagcgAGAAGAAGAAGAGCGAAAGGAACGGaggagaacaaaagaaagagagaaaaagctgCGGAGAAAGGAGAGattaagagaaaaggaaaaggatagAGAGAAGAAATATTCTGAATCAACTAAACATTCTCAGGGTCCTGAAATTTCAGAGCATGAATTAACAACTATTGCTGATGGGGAATCAAATAATATCTGTAATGGTGACTTTGTCAGTGAAACAGGGGAAGCTATTCCATCTGGGTCTCTATCTCCAGATATTCAAGATGAGCAGCTTTTGGATGAGTTCATTTACTCAGATTTGCAAAATCAGTCTGATAGTCCTGATGGAGACTTTGCTAATACAAATGATGGCATGAGTCACTTCCCGATTGATCACTTGAAATATTCTCGTCGAAAGCTGAAGTTTCGCAAAGATTTTCAACAGGATACATACTCAAAATGGTATGACAGGCGGAGATATGCGATTGGTTCAGAGAATGGGAGTATGGTTAACAAATATGAAGCAAGACATCACAGTGATAATTTTGAAAGTGTGAGGAGCATTAATGGGCCAGCTAAGCAACTAAGAAATTTTGTTGTGAAGTCCAATATCAGAAATGTTGGACCCAAGTATAGTGAGAAGGCTGCTTGTTCCAGTAACAGGATCCATGACAGGTATGAATCTCATGCATGCAGCTGCAATCAATACAGTGATTTTCGATTAAAGGTGGAGCCACACATGTCAAGAATGGTCAGGGAAAATAAGTCTGTCTTTAAGTCAGAATCTGTATCAGATATGTCTAAGCCCTACTACCGTATAAACCACAATGAATACATGCGTGAAAACTGTGGAAGATCCAAGAACAAAACTATCAATGGGAGCAATGTTTACAACCGAGATTCAAGTGTTACCAAGAAAGTTTGGGAGCCAATGGAATCACAGAAGTACCCGCGAAGTAACTCAGACTCTGATGTTACCTTGAGATGTTCTACTTTTAAAGGTGAAACTACTGAATCTGATCAAGCTCCTGAATCTTCTATTGCTAGCAGTTCTGACAATTTAATGGGGATCACTATTCAAATCAAGCATGAGGACAAGGATTTACATGCAGTAATAAAATCTGAGCCTGAAGCAGAGAGAAATGGTGAAAATGGGTTTCATCCAAAAGAAAAATCCCAGCAATACAAGGAAGCAACGGATGAGGATGGTGAACTGTGTCCTATGTCAAGATCTTTACAGGCAACATTAGATTCATCACTGAGCAGCTCTTCGAATTCTGATAACTGCTCATCCTGCCTTAGTGAGGGAGACAGCAACATATCATCTTCAAATCCTCAAACCACTgaatcttcatcttcatcagaTTCAGATGATGCTAGTCAAAACTCAGAAGGAAGAGAAACATCCGTCTGCTTTCAAAGTGGCATCACTGTATGTCAAGATGCTGGGATGGTAAAAGGGGAGAATACATGTGGAGTGGAGCATGTCAAAGGCGAGGTTGTCAATGATGCAGCCACAAACACCTGGGGTACTTTGTCTTCCAAAGCTAATAGTGAAAATGGAAGAGCAAACATGAGCATTAATGCTCAGCCTCAAGTTGTGCTCCCACAATTGCACAACCAGAGCATGCagtttccaatttttcaatCTCCGCCAATGGGGTACTACCATCAAAGTCCACTTTCTTGGCCAGCTGCTCCTACTAATGGGTTTATGGCGTTTCCCTCTCCCAATCATTATTTATTTGCTAGTCCGTTTGGGTATGGTTTGAATGGGAATAGCCATCTTATGCAGTATGGCACTTTACAGCACCCTACTCCCCAAATGCTTAACCGCAGTCATGTGCCTGTTTTCCAGTCTGTTGCTCAAAGCAATGGCATTAATGGAAAGGATCATATGAAGATCTCAAATGTAGGTGGTACAATAGAAACCCATGCTGGAGCTAATGTACAGAGGGTGGTCTCTAATGGGCTGCAGCCAAGGGAAACACCTGCTACAGCCAAAAAGGGGATGAATTTGAAGACTGAAGGATCTGATGTCAGAAATACAGGCTTCTCCCTTTTTCATTTTGGTGGCCCTGTAGATGTTCCGCCTGGTTTGAAGTCCGAACCTGCATCCTTGAAGGAAGAAATTGGCACAGATTTATCTTCAAAATTATCTGCTGATCACAGTGAAGGTGATCAAACTTGCAATAAGAAAAGTTCTATTGAAGAATATAACTTGTTTGCAGCAAGTAATGGGATAAAGTTTTCATTCTTCTGA